The sequence CGGACACGCGTCCTACGGTCCCTCCCGATCGCTTAGTGTCCGTCGCCGGGCGCCGCGTTGCAAAGGATTTGATGTCGGCGCGCCGGCCTCGTCAAGTGCCAACGCCAGGCGATAGAGGGCATTGCGGCCGTGTCCCGAGATGGCGCTCGCGGCAGCGGCGGCCTGGCTGGGGGTCAGGTAACCCAATAGGATGGTCAAGAGCCGCCGGTCGCTTTCCTCATCGTCGTCGGGGGCCTCGGCCGGGGCGACCACGATGACGAACTCCCCCTGGCCGCGCTCCGGCCGCTCGCGGAGCCAGGCTGTGAGATCAGCGAGCGTCGCGCGGTGCGTCTCCTCGTGGAGTTTGGTGATCTCGCGCGCGATGGCCGCCGGGCGCTCGGGACCGAGTAGCGACGACAGGTCCTCCAGGGTCTCCCCGACCCGGTGCGGCGCCTCGTAGAACACCAAGGTCCGTGCCTCCCGGCAGAGCGCCGCCAGGCGCTTGCGCCGTGCCTCACGCCTGGCGGGGAGAAACCCTTCGAAAGCGAAGCGCTCGACCGGCAGACCCGACACCGCGAGCGCGGCGACAACCGCACTGGGACCGGGGATCGATATCACCCGAAGACCGGCCCGGTGCACGGCTTCGATCAGGTGGAAGCCGGGGTCGCAGAGGAGTGGGGTGCCGGAATCGGAGATGAGGGCCATGGACTCGGCCGAGGCCAGGCGCTCGGCGAGCCCGCCGCACAGGCGCCGCTCGTTGTGGTCGTGGTAGGCGAGGAGCGGGGTGTGGATGCCGAAATGGGTGAGGAGCCGCCGGCTGCGCCGGGTGTCCTCGACCAGGATCAGGTCCACCGCCCCCAGCACGGCCTGAGCGCGCGGGCTCAGATCGGCGAGGTTGCCGATCGGGGTCGCGACGACGTACAAGGTCCCGCGCTCCACCGGCTTGTCGATTGACACTGCCATGGGGGCTCCCGATACTTCAGGTTGTCACGCAACCAATGTTATACAGGACGACTTCCACAAACCTGGAAGTCTCTTCTCCCTCAGGGAGAAGGTTAGGATGAGGGGAATCAAATCAAACACTTTCGTCGATTATTTTGATCCCCTCACCCCAACCCTCTCCCGGAAGGAGAGGGAGAAAAGGCAGCACCAGTCCCGGAAGGACGGGAACCTTGGAGATGTAACCCCGAAATCTCAAATAGGTTTGGGTAGCCTTCAGCGTCTACCGCACGCCAACGCCCTCACCATGCTCGGAAAACCCATCCGCAGGCGCACGCCCTCCCACACCCTGTCCGGCGTTGTGAATGGCTTGGTGTGCCTGGCCCTCGCCGCCGCGCTAGGCGCCTGCACGGGATCGTCGATCATCCCAAGGCTATCAGGACCCGGCGAGGCTGACCAGAATGCCCAGGAGCTCATGCAGCGGGGCGAGCCGGAGGCCGCTGCAGAGGAATTCCTGCGGCTGGCCGCGATCCCGGCACCGGAGAGCTACCAGTACACCCTGCGGGCGGCCGAGGCCTACATCGAAGCCGGTCGGACCGTGGAGGCCCGCCGTCTCCTAGAAGGGGCCGAGGTGCCGGAGACCGAACCCGATTGGTCCGGATGGCGCACCGTCTTGCTCGCGCGCGTGGCGCTCATGCAAAACGATGGGGCTCGTGCCTTGACGCTCTTGCAGTCGGTGCGAACGGGCTCGGTCTCGGCCGCGATCGAGCGCCAGGCGCATCATGAGCGGGCCAGGGCCTATAGTGCCCTGGGACGGGGTCTGGAGGCGGCGCGCGAGTACATCGAAGAGGCCGGTTTTCTCAGCGAGCAGGACGCCCTGGATGAGAACGCCCACGCCATCTGGGCCGCGGTCAATCAGCTCGATGCCGCGGCCCTGTCGCGGGAGCTCAGCGGGTTGAGCGGCGATCTGCGCGGTTGGGTCGATCTGGCCCTGATCGGCGGGTCGCGGTGGCTCGACAACGCCGCCTTCGATCGCGCGCTCGCAGAGTGGCAGGGGCGTTATCCCGACCATCCCGCGGGCTGGAGCGTGCTGCCCACCCTGCCGGCGCGGCCCCCCGCGACTGACCTCGGCCCACGGCGCATCGGCCTCTTGCTCCCACTCAGTGGCCAGTACGCCGCTGCTGCGCGCGCCATCCAGCACGGTTTCATCGCGGCCTGGTATGAAGACCGTGGCGGTGATCCTGAGCGCGCCGTCGTCGTCTATGATGCCAATGCCTCCAACGTCCAGGCGCTCTACGATCAGGCGGTCGACGAGGGCGC is a genomic window of Pseudomonadota bacterium containing:
- a CDS encoding penicillin-binding protein activator; translation: MLGKPIRRRTPSHTLSGVVNGLVCLALAAALGACTGSSIIPRLSGPGEADQNAQELMQRGEPEAAAEEFLRLAAIPAPESYQYTLRAAEAYIEAGRTVEARRLLEGAEVPETEPDWSGWRTVLLARVALMQNDGARALTLLQSVRTGSVSAAIERQAHHERARAYSALGRGLEAAREYIEEAGFLSEQDALDENAHAIWAAVNQLDAAALSRELSGLSGDLRGWVDLALIGGSRWLDNAAFDRALAEWQGRYPDHPAGWSVLPTLPARPPATDLGPRRIGLLLPLSGQYAAAARAIQHGFIAAWYEDRGGDPERAVVVYDANASNVQALYDQAVDEGADFIVGPLEKPAIQALLKRGSLPVPTLALNQIDSAVPAGIDSDSAVAAGLPEAGGASTGPAPAVYQFALSPEDEARQIAERAWLEGRERALVIAPEGPWGTRVVGAFRRHWEALGGRIAAYKTFRSATRDYASAVDALVAASGRVAAVPGGAPGRAGIDFVFMVATPLEGRQIHPQLAQEAGDLPIYATSHVYSGSRATEADQDLDGVMFPDMPWILTPERVSMRQVIARHFAETLREQSRLLAFGVDAYELVSRLAGLQMDPVRGYEGVTGTLHLDGAGRIQRNLVWGRFSAGAPVLLEP
- the rsmI gene encoding 16S rRNA (cytidine(1402)-2'-O)-methyltransferase — translated: MAVSIDKPVERGTLYVVATPIGNLADLSPRAQAVLGAVDLILVEDTRRSRRLLTHFGIHTPLLAYHDHNERRLCGGLAERLASAESMALISDSGTPLLCDPGFHLIEAVHRAGLRVISIPGPSAVVAALAVSGLPVERFAFEGFLPARREARRKRLAALCREARTLVFYEAPHRVGETLEDLSSLLGPERPAAIAREITKLHEETHRATLADLTAWLRERPERGQGEFVIVVAPAEAPDDDEESDRRLLTILLGYLTPSQAAAAASAISGHGRNALYRLALALDEAGAPTSNPLQRGARRRTLSDREGP